The segment GTGCCTTCGGTGAGGATCGCGCCCGACACCAGCACCGTGATCCTTTGTGCGAAACGGAAGACGATGTCCATGTCGTGCTCGATCATCAACACGGCAATGGACTCGGGCAGGCCTGCGACCGCCTCCAGAAGCACGTGGCTCTCGGTGGACGGCACTCCGGCGGCAGGCTCGTCCAGCAAGAGCACCTTGGGGTGGAGGCCCAGGGCGATGGCCAGCTCCACCAGCCGCTGCCGGCCGTAGGGAAGCTCGCGCACCTGCCGTTGGGCGTCGGCGTCGAGCTTGACGGATTCGAGGAGCGCCATGGCCTCGGCGATGACGTCGCCGCGCGCGTCGGCGCGGCGCCACAGTCGGGCCGAAAGGGAGCGCCGCTCGCTGACCGCCATCGAGACGTTTTCGAGGACGCTCAAGCCGCGGAACAGGGTGTTGATCTGGAAGGTGCGCGCGAGTCCGCGCTTCACCCGGCGCGCCTGGGGCCAGTGGGTGATGTCCTGGCCGTGCAGCAGAATGACGCCGGCGGAGGGCTCCACGGTGCCGGTGATGAGGTTCACCAAGGTGGTCTTGCCCGCGCCGTTGGGGCCGATGAGCGCGTGCCGGGCGCCGGGCCTCAGGGTCAGGGAAACCGCGTCCGCCACCACCAGGGCGCCGAAGCTCTTGGACAGGTCGCGGACCTCCAGCAGAGGCTCGCTCACGAATCCTCCCGCCTGACCCATGCGCGCAGACGCTCCGTCAAGCCGAGCATGCCCTCGGGGGCGTACAGGATGGTCGCCACCAGCAGCGCGCCGATGCCGAAGAGCCAGTACTCCGGGCTCAGCTTGGCGAGCTGGTCCTGGAGGATCATGTACAGCGGCGCGCCGATGAACGCCCCGTACAGCCGGCCGGTGCCGCCGAGGATCAGCATGATCATCACGTCGCCGGAACGTTCGAAGCTAAGCACGTCCAGGGCCACGAACTCCGTGGTCTGCGCCAACAGGGCGCCGGCGACGCCGGCCATGACCGCGGCGATGGTGTAGGCGCGCAGCATCTGCCGATACACCGGACAGCCGATGGCGTGCATGCGCCTTTCGTTCTCCCGGATGCCGCGCAGCGACTGGCCGAAGGACGAGTTCACGATGGCGCGGGCGGCCAGGAACATGACGAACAACACCGCCAGGGCGTAGAGGTACGCGGTCTGGCCGTAGAGGTCGAACTCGAAGACGCCGAACAGGGGTTGCATCACCACGCCCTGCAGGCCGTCGTCGCCGCCGGTCCAGTGCTCTTGCTCGTTGGCCAGTTCCTGCAACAGGATCGTCACCGCCAGCGTCAGCATCAACAGGGTCAGCCCGCGCGTATAGAGGATCACGGCGCCGCACACGAAGCCCACGACGCCCGCCACCAGCCCCGCGATCACCAGCCCGCTCAAGGGTTCGCTCCAGCCCACGTGCGCCGACAGGATGCCGGCGGCGTACGCCCCTGTACCGAACAGGGCCGCGT is part of the Deltaproteobacteria bacterium genome and harbors:
- a CDS encoding branched-chain amino acid ABC transporter permease, with the protein product MEQPALQNLSRTAAIRPAEVLPWLVAGLGFFLFPDYLQLGSQILIMVLFAMSLDMILGYAGIVSLGHAALFGTGAYAAGILSAHVGWSEPLSGLVIAGLVAGVVGFVCGAVILYTRGLTLLMLTLAVTILLQELANEQEHWTGGDDGLQGVVMQPLFGVFEFDLYGQTAYLYALAVLFVMFLAARAIVNSSFGQSLRGIRENERRMHAIGCPVYRQMLRAYTIAAVMAGVAGALLAQTTEFVALDVLSFERSGDVMIMLILGGTGRLYGAFIGAPLYMILQDQLAKLSPEYWLFGIGALLVATILYAPEGMLGLTERLRAWVRREDS
- a CDS encoding ABC transporter ATP-binding protein, encoding MLEVRDLSKSFGALVVADAVSLTLRPGARHALIGPNGAGKTTLVNLITGTVEPSAGVILLHGQDITHWPQARRVKRGLARTFQINTLFRGLSVLENVSMAVSERRSLSARLWRRADARGDVIAEAMALLESVKLDADAQRQVRELPYGRQRLVELAIALGLHPKVLLLDEPAAGVPSTESHVLLEAVAGLPESIAVLMIEHDMDIVFRFAQRITVLVSGAILTEGTPAEVGSDPRVREVYLGENAELHGGRR